DNA from Mycobacterium sp. SMC-8:
ACAAGAGGAACCGGTACGTGACCGCACCCGAATCCCCCACGCCCATCGTCCCCGTCGAGGCCATCCGTAAGGCCCTCACCGGATACCGTGTCCTGGCCTGGGCCACCGGTCTCTGGCTGATCGCGCTCTGCTACGAGATGGTGATGAAGTACGCATTCAACGACGACTCGCTGGGCTGGATCGCGGTGGTCCACGGCTGGGTGTACTTCGTCTACCTGCTGTTCACCGCGAACCTCGCCGTGAAGGTGCGCTGGCCGATCGCCAAGACCGTCGGCATCCTGCTCGCCGGCACCGTCCCGCTCGTCGGCATCATTGTCGAGCACTTCCAGA
Protein-coding regions in this window:
- a CDS encoding DUF3817 domain-containing protein; this translates as MTAPESPTPIVPVEAIRKALTGYRVLAWATGLWLIALCYEMVMKYAFNDDSLGWIAVVHGWVYFVYLLFTANLAVKVRWPIAKTVGILLAGTVPLVGIIVEHFQTQNIKAQFGL